Proteins co-encoded in one Planctomycetota bacterium genomic window:
- a CDS encoding prepilin-type N-terminal cleavage/methylation domain-containing protein: MHARTSTRLRGFTLIELLVVIAIIALLISILLPSLGKVRRSGRATVCANNLRQVHGAVMQYSLTYKEKWHAVWDNNALRFIPAFGGRNYLPRPYTIDPNGNAVDSAQAYWASLYDPFLGETILESYYSPLDGIGTATSLSSWRATRCPEARYSLPAFRGTYAHDPYATYSSYCFNGVTPSFDGVPETVGKTFFERKGSRRVPRPLYNIEFPSKIIMMQDGSEVMMDGNGDTLVQLDQWTAELPAAEAKQWIVEYLRHNDACNVAWTDGHVSTISRAEAQNKKAQLVQKYGTSRSVPLPWYSAPDI; this comes from the coding sequence ATGCACGCGCGAACGTCCACACGTTTGAGGGGCTTCACTCTCATCGAGCTGCTGGTAGTCATCGCGATCATCGCGCTGCTCATCAGCATTCTGCTCCCCTCGCTGGGGAAGGTTCGGCGATCGGGCCGCGCGACGGTGTGCGCCAACAACCTGCGTCAGGTGCACGGCGCGGTGATGCAATATTCGCTGACGTACAAGGAAAAGTGGCACGCGGTGTGGGACAACAACGCGTTGCGGTTCATCCCCGCGTTCGGCGGGAGGAACTACCTGCCCCGCCCGTACACGATCGACCCGAACGGGAACGCGGTGGACAGCGCGCAGGCGTACTGGGCGTCGCTGTACGACCCGTTCCTGGGGGAGACGATCCTCGAGTCGTACTACTCGCCCCTGGACGGGATCGGGACGGCGACGTCGCTGTCGTCGTGGCGTGCGACGCGATGCCCGGAGGCACGGTACAGCCTGCCGGCGTTCCGCGGGACGTACGCGCACGACCCGTACGCGACGTACTCGTCGTACTGCTTCAACGGCGTGACGCCGAGCTTCGACGGCGTGCCGGAGACGGTCGGCAAGACGTTCTTCGAGCGCAAGGGCTCGCGCCGCGTGCCGCGACCGCTGTACAACATCGAGTTCCCGTCGAAGATCATCATGATGCAGGACGGGTCCGAGGTGATGATGGACGGCAACGGCGACACGCTGGTGCAGCTCGACCAGTGGACGGCCGAGCTGCCGGCGGCGGAAGCGAAGCAGTGGATCGTCGAGTACCTCCGTCACAACGACGCGTGCAACGTGGCGTGGACGGACGGGCACGTGTCGACGATCAGCCGGGCGGAGGCGCAGAACAAGAAGGCGCAGCTGGTGCAGAAGTACGGGACATCGCGGAGCGTGCCGCTGCCGTGGTACTCGGCGCCGGATATCTAG